Proteins encoded by one window of Salvia splendens isolate huo1 chromosome 5, SspV2, whole genome shotgun sequence:
- the LOC121803503 gene encoding putative glucan endo-1,3-beta-glucosidase GVI, whose protein sequence is MENLAAANLIIPVSTAISMQPLSSSYPPSAGDFSAAAKPIMTQIGNFLKSKGYPLLVNVYPYFARAGDPANVDLDFALFRPGKMVVQDEGRTYLNLFDSMTDAVYAALEKIGAGDVEIIVSEVGWPSAGGIGATVENAQTNVNNLIGHVASGRGTLRWPGKQVEAYIFALFNENRKPEGIEQHWDLFYPDFTPVYPLNKIV, encoded by the coding sequence ATGGAGAATCTCGCCGCCGCCAATTTAATCATCCCGGTCTCCACCGCGATCTCGATGCAGCCTCTCTCCTCCTCCTACCCCCCATCCGCCGGCGATTTCTCGGCCGCCGCGAAGCCGATCATGACTCAGATCGGTAATTTTTTGAAGTCGAAGGGGTACCCTCTGCTTGTGAATGTGTACCCTTACTTCGCACGTGCGGGGGATCCGGCCAACGTGGATCTGGACTTCGCGCTTTTCCGGCCGGGGAAGATGGTGGTTCAGGACGAGGGGAGGACTTACCTCAACCTCTTCGATTCGATGACGGATGCGGTGTACGCGGCATTGGAGAAGATCGGGGCAGGGGACGTGGAGATCATCGTGTCGGAGGTGGGGTGGCCGAGCGCCGGAGGGATTGGCGCCACAGTGGAAAATGCTCAAACGAACGTGAATAATTTGATTGGACACGTGGCGTCTGGTAGGGGGACGCTACGGTGGCCGGGGAAGCAGGTGGAGGCCTACATATTCGCGTTGTTTAACGAGAATCGGAAGCCGGAGGGTATAGAGCAACATTGGGATTTGTTTTACCCCGATTTTACTCCAGTTTATCCTCTTAATAAGATTGTTTGA